The Erwinia sorbitola nucleotide sequence GTAGTCGTTGTAGTTGGCGGCAAAGCTCCAGTAGCCGACGGGTATGGAGTAGTTCAGCGTGTGGGAGCGGTTGCCGAAAGGGCCGTGCTGAAACAGATCTTTGCCGATGTTGGCATAGAAGAGGTCGTTTTGCGCAAAGGGTGCATCCACCGCCAGCGTGGCCGAGCCGAGGTAACGGCCTGTGCTTTTCGATCCGCTATCGTCCAGCCCCAGGCTGAGATGCACCGGGCGGGTCTCTTTCCAGTTCACCAGCAGGTCACTGGTGCCGTCCTGCTCGCCAGGCAAAATACTGATTTCTGCGGTGGCGCTGGGCACGCGGCGGAAGTTCTCCAGGCCCTGCTCAATATCGCGCAGATTGAGCACATCGCCGCGAGAAGCAGGCACGGCATTCCACATACGCGCACGCCATGATACCGGCTGATCGAAGTAAATGCGGCCAATGCGACCAGGCTGAAGAGTGAGCGTCAGCACGCCTTTTGTCAGATCCTGCTCCTGGGCCATCACCCGGGTGGTAACAAAACCCCTGGCCAGAATGGCATTCTGTACCTTGTTAATAGCCAGCATAATTCCCTGTCCGCCCAGACAGCGGCCTTTGGCACTTTCAGCGGCCTCCAGCGCCCACTGAAAACGCGGGGCAAGATCCCCTTCAAGGCGCAGGGAGTTGATCGTAAAACAGGGGGTTTCGTTGGCCGGATAATCTGGCAGCACCACGTCGGGACGTGCCAGACGCACATCGCTCTCCGGGGCGTTCTGCTGCTGAAGCGCACGCTCACGCGCCTGCTGGCGCTGCTGCTCCTGCGCATCGAGGATCGCGCCGTTAAGGGCATTATTGTCGGCTGGCGTCGCGGCATGGACAACAGATGAGTGGGCAAGTATCACACTCATAAGTACAGGCGCAGCGATCCCTTGCTGAAAGAAGCGCAAACATAAAGTCATGCTAATGAAAATCCATTTAAAGGAGATGTTACGTAATGTAATTTGCGCACATTATCCATTCAAAAGAATGAAAATCAAGCAGGAGAAAACACGTTTTTAATTATTTTACTTTTATAACTCGCCAGCAAACAAATTAACATGGCTTATCGTTACGCATAGAAACAAATATCAAATACAACTATATTATTTATACATAATGGTTAAATTTAGGATAAAGCATCGTCTAATTATGCTTACCGCGACAGACCATACAGCCTGGCAGGCCTTTGGCAGCAGGCTTCTCCGGCTGCGGGGGGGCGAATTTGCTCCTCAATGTGGGAACGCCATCCGGTGATACCGCCGCAAGGAAACTTCGAAGGGTAATTTGAATTAAGGAAAAAAGAAAAGGGAAAACAATGTCCTCCTTAATACAGATGTGCCAACGCCACCATGCTTATACATAAAGTGCTTTTCATTCTATCTCCCCTCCAAATTTGTGTTATTTCAGCGGATTCAATCTTCCCGTTACCGCTTATTTAAAGCGGACGGTTAATTCAGAAAATAAAAAAACCCCGCATTGCGGGGTTTCTTGTGACTCGATAACGACAGGGTTTTCTTAGAACGGAATGTCGTCGTCAAAGTCCATTGGTGGCTCATTGTTCGCCGGTGCGTTGTTCTGCTGTGGCTGCTGCTGCGGGCGAGACTGCTGCGCGCCGCCGCTGAACTGGTTGCTGCCCTGTGGCTGCTGCTGAGGCTGCTGTGGCTGGCCCCAACCGTTGTTGTTGCCACCCTGACCGCCGCCTGCTGGTGCGCCTGCACCCTGAGCACGACCGCCCAGCATCTGCATGGTACCGCCGACATTGACCACAACTTCGGTGGTGTACTTTTCGACACCCGCCTGATCAGTCCATTTGCGGGTTTGCAGTGCGCCTTCGATATAAACCTGAGAACCTTTACGCAGGTATTCACCGGCCACTTCGGCCAGTTTGCCGAACAGCACAACACGGTGCCACTCGGTTTTCTCTTTGGTTTCACCGGTCTGCTTGTCACGCCAGCTTTCGGAGGTGGCCAGAGTCATGTTGGCAACGGCACCGCCATTCGGCATGTAGCGAACTTCCGGGTCTTGCCCCAGATTTCCGACTAAAATTACTTTATTTACGCCTCTGCTGGCCATGTTGCTGTCTCCGGTTAAATGTTCTGACTTAAGTCTAAGCGCAAAATTCTATCATGGCCTACCCCGAGATCCTACATTTAGGAGACGCCTCGAAAAACACCTGAGTTCGTTGCACCGTTACATCGTAAAAGATGGCATTCCAGGCCAAAACACTGGTTATTCATTCAGGTTTTTTTGTGCCATACTAACTCGTTTCTTTCTGGCCGTGCCGGGCAGGTATGGTGAAGTTTGCGCTAATCCGGGAAATGTGAATGGATAAGATCGAAGTACGGGGTGCCCGCACCCACAATTTGAAAAACATCAACCTGACCATCCCGCGCGATAAACTGATTGTCGTCACGGGTCTTTCAGGCTCCGGTAAGTCCTCGCTGGCGTTTGACACGCTGTACGCTGAAGGGCAACGTCGCTATGTAGAATCACTCTCCGCCTATGCGCGCCAGTTCCTTTCCTTGATGGAAAAACCGGACGTCGATCATATCGAAGGGCTGTCTCCGGCGATTTCGATTGAGCAGAAATCAACCTCGCACAATCCGCGTTCCACCGTTGGTACTATCACCGAAATTCATGACTATCTGCGTCTGCTGTTTGCCCGAGTGGGCGAGCCACGCTGCCCGGATCACGATGTAACTCTGGCGGCACAAACCGTCAGCCAGATGGTAGATAATGTGCTGGCGCAGCCGGAAGGCCGCCGTCTGATGCTGCTGGCACCGATTGTGAAAGATCGTAAGGGTGAGCACACCAAAACGCTGGAAAACCTTGCCAGTCAGGGCTATATCCGCGCCCGTATCGATGGCGAAGTGTGCGATCTTTCCGATCCGCCGAAGCTGGAGCTCCAGAAGAAACATACTATTGAAGTGGTGGTTGATCGCTTCAAGGTTCGCGAAGATCTGTCGCAACGCCTGGCGGAATCGTTTGAAACCGCGCTGGAGCTTTCCGGCGGTAGCGCCGTGGTCGCCGATATGGACGACACCAATGCTGAAGAGCTGCTGTTCTCGGCTAATTTTGCCTGCCCGATCTGTGGCTACAGCATGAATGAGCTGGAACCGCGCCTGTTCTCGTTTAACAATCCGGCCGGGGCCTGCCCCACCTGTGACGGGCTGGGCGTGCAGCAATATTTCGATCCTGACCGCGTGGTACAGAACCCGGAGCTGTCGCTGGCAGGCGGCGCTATCCGTGGCTGGGATCGCCGTAACTTCTACTATTTCCAGATGCTGCGCTCGCTGGCAGAGCACCTGGAATTTGATATTGAAGCGCCGTTTAACAGCCTTAGCGAACACAGCCGCAAAGTGATTCTGTACGGTTCAGGCAAAGAAAATATCGAATTTAAATACGTCAACGACCGTGGCGACACGTCAGTGCGCCGCCATCCGTTTGAGGGGGTGCTGCATAATATGGAGCGCCGCTACAAAGAGACGGAATCGTCGGCGGTGCGCGAAGAGCTGGCAAAATATATCAGCAATCGCTCCTGTACCAGCTGCGGCGGTACGCGCCTGCGCCGTGAAGCACGCCACGTCTTTGTTGAGAACACCACGCTGCCGACCATCTCAGATATGAGCATCGGCCATGCGATGGAGTTCTTCCAGAATATGAAACTCAGCGGCCAGCGCGCCAAAATCGCTGAGAAAGTGCTGAAAGAGATTGGCGATCGCCTGAAATTCCTGGTGAACGTTGGCCTTAATTATCTGTCGATGTCCCGTTCGGCTGAAACGCTCTCCGGCGGTGAAGCCCAGCGTATCCGCCTTGCCAGCCAAATCGGTGCAGGCCTGGTGGGCGTGATGTACGTGCTGGATGAGCCTTCTATCGGCCTGCATCAGCGCGATAACGAACGCCTGCTGGAAACGCTGGTGCATCTGCGTAATTTAGGCAATACCGTGATTGTGGTGGAGCACGACGAAGATGCGATTCGCGCCGCAGATCATGTGATCGATATCGGCCCCGGTGCCGGGGTGCACGGTGGTGAAATCGTCGCTGAAGGAACGGTTGATGACATCATGGCGGTGGAGGCCTCCCTTACCGGGCAGTTCCTCAGCGGCAAACGTGGCATTGCTATTCCTGAGCAGCGCGTAAAAGGCGATCCGTCTAAAGTACTGAAGCTGACCGGTGCCAGCGGTAATAACCTGAAGGATGTGACTCTGACACTGCCCGTCGGGCTGTTTACCTGCGTGACCGGGGTATCTGGTTCCGGCAAATCGACGCTGATTAACGATACTCTGTTCCCGATTGCCCAGCGTCAGCTGAACGGAGCCACTATTGCCGAAGCTGCGCCGTACCGCGAGATCGTTGGTATGGAGCATTTCGACAAGGTGATCGATATTGATCAAAGCCCGATCGGCCGTACGCCACGTTCGAATCCGGCGA carries:
- a CDS encoding ShlB/FhaC/HecB family hemolysin secretion/activation protein; the protein is MSVILAHSSVVHAATPADNNALNGAILDAQEQQRQQARERALQQQNAPESDVRLARPDVVLPDYPANETPCFTINSLRLEGDLAPRFQWALEAAESAKGRCLGGQGIMLAINKVQNAILARGFVTTRVMAQEQDLTKGVLTLTLQPGRIGRIYFDQPVSWRARMWNAVPASRGDVLNLRDIEQGLENFRRVPSATAEISILPGEQDGTSDLLVNWKETRPVHLSLGLDDSGSKSTGRYLGSATLAVDAPFAQNDLFYANIGKDLFQHGPFGNRSHTLNYSIPVGYWSFAANYNDYTYHQNIANANEVLSYSGKSDNVQVTVSRLLFRNQLHKTTLNMRVWRRHSTNAVEEVEIEQQRRRTAGWELGLNQRSYLGNATLDANINWRRGTGAFHALRAPEEETGSGSARTGIAMGDISLNQPFTLGDEPWRFVTSVRGQWSANALTPQDRLAIAGRYTVRGFDGEQILSGEKGVIWRNELAWNVLSRGHELYTALDYGRVDGPGTRYLAGHQLVGSAIGVRGALWSHLSYDLFAGVPLYKPEQFHTSGATAGFSLNLDI
- the ssb1 gene encoding single-stranded DNA-binding protein SSB1, coding for MASRGVNKVILVGNLGQDPEVRYMPNGGAVANMTLATSESWRDKQTGETKEKTEWHRVVLFGKLAEVAGEYLRKGSQVYIEGALQTRKWTDQAGVEKYTTEVVVNVGGTMQMLGGRAQGAGAPAGGGQGGNNNGWGQPQQPQQQPQGSNQFSGGAQQSRPQQQPQQNNAPANNEPPMDFDDDIPF
- the uvrA gene encoding excinuclease ABC subunit UvrA, which translates into the protein MDKIEVRGARTHNLKNINLTIPRDKLIVVTGLSGSGKSSLAFDTLYAEGQRRYVESLSAYARQFLSLMEKPDVDHIEGLSPAISIEQKSTSHNPRSTVGTITEIHDYLRLLFARVGEPRCPDHDVTLAAQTVSQMVDNVLAQPEGRRLMLLAPIVKDRKGEHTKTLENLASQGYIRARIDGEVCDLSDPPKLELQKKHTIEVVVDRFKVREDLSQRLAESFETALELSGGSAVVADMDDTNAEELLFSANFACPICGYSMNELEPRLFSFNNPAGACPTCDGLGVQQYFDPDRVVQNPELSLAGGAIRGWDRRNFYYFQMLRSLAEHLEFDIEAPFNSLSEHSRKVILYGSGKENIEFKYVNDRGDTSVRRHPFEGVLHNMERRYKETESSAVREELAKYISNRSCTSCGGTRLRREARHVFVENTTLPTISDMSIGHAMEFFQNMKLSGQRAKIAEKVLKEIGDRLKFLVNVGLNYLSMSRSAETLSGGEAQRIRLASQIGAGLVGVMYVLDEPSIGLHQRDNERLLETLVHLRNLGNTVIVVEHDEDAIRAADHVIDIGPGAGVHGGEIVAEGTVDDIMAVEASLTGQFLSGKRGIAIPEQRVKGDPSKVLKLTGASGNNLKDVTLTLPVGLFTCVTGVSGSGKSTLINDTLFPIAQRQLNGATIAEAAPYREIVGMEHFDKVIDIDQSPIGRTPRSNPATYTGIFTPVRELFAGVPESRTRGYTPGRFSFNVRGGRCEACQGDGVIKVEMHFLPDIYVPCDQCKGKRYNRETLEVKYKGKSIHEVLEMTIEEAREFFDAVPALARKLQTLIDVGLSYIRLGQSATTLSGGEAQRVKLARELSKRGTGQTLYILDEPTTGLHFADIQQLLEVLHQLRDQGNTIVVIEHNLDVIKTADWIVDLGPEGGSGGGEILVSGTPETVAECERSHTARFLKPLLQS